Proteins found in one Triticum aestivum cultivar Chinese Spring chromosome 4D, IWGSC CS RefSeq v2.1, whole genome shotgun sequence genomic segment:
- the LOC123097051 gene encoding uncharacterized protein encodes MEMEGSSFPASSFQPPAIARASARYAPWALLDSKAYFAALENDTTGEATTSTGHAVRVTFCLAPPAISHFCVHGPGLDREDFTMEPQVHSSTKGLVLLRFAFTIGPRATHRHSRLAEYYVYKAGRGKPPSLTPIPRTPPGTVNSSYICVLPLDDDDSGEFLLAELGMTRSSSDYELYVFSSKTGEWTIRQLRLQTPPGVRDEDLPGPHMDKVIALGGGAVGWVDLWRGIVTCNVIDENPALTLIPIPAWDGKLRRLARDITCCSNGFIKLVDLDLRFKKTIVDPNHKTRKVTEDLDSVDIIYDSDLLLYDDDACAEHTFVSDGWKIRTCYRHTSWDYWRKGHAVDIDEISVDNPDHFTLLPQLWDAEAGRPTLRNLLSAFPTLGIGIGGDDDVVYLMSKVTYDDKNAWMVGVNLGKKTLDVVVSVSSERVGYYEPDFLACGFSEYLNATPSRCADEVASAPNQAQDYHLSSDNVPLQQNMWNNNGHYYNGCFDGYGTQPSNCYVNYQHPPACSANLPQPLHLNFASYGLGCAYQVNAQSICYPVLYTDAGGRLWWVALPLGSAPPPSISLVQWQFPPNPGQHLARICPSSASNKSSPACTVKGERKIPG; translated from the exons ATGGAGATGGAGGGGTCCTCCTTCCCCGCCTCCTCCTTCCAGCCCCCGGCCATCGCTCGCGCCAGCGCCCGGTACGCCCCCTGGGCTCTCCTCGACAGCAAGGCCTACTTCGCGGCCCTCGAGAACGACACCACCGGCGAGGCCACCACCAGCACCGGCCACGCCGTCAGGGTCACCTTCTGCCTGGCCCCGCCGGCCATCTCCCACTTCTGCGTCCACGGCCCCGGGCTCGACCGCGAGGACTTCACGATGGAGCCCCAGGTCCACTCCTCGACCAAGGGCCTCGTCCTCCTCCGCTTCGCCTTCACCATCGGCCCCCGGGCCACCCACCGGCACTCCCGCCTCGCCGAGTACTACGTCTACAAGGCCGGCCGCGGCAAGCCGCCGTCGCTCACGCCCATCCCGCGCACTCCTCCGGGCACCGTAAACTCGTCCTACATCTGCGTCCTGCCGCTTGACGACGACGACTCCGGGGAGTTCCTCCTCGCCGAGCTCGGCATGACCAGGTCCAGCTCCGACTACGAGCTCTACGTCTTCTCCTCCAAGACCGGCGAGTGGACCATCAGGCAGTTGCGGCTGCAGACACCTCCCGGGGTCAGGGACGAGGACCTGCCCGGCCCTCACATGGACAAGGTGATCGCGCTCGGGGGAGGCGCCGTGGGCTGGGTGGACCTCTGGCGCGGCATCGTCACCTGCAACGTGATCGACGAGAACCCCGCTCTGACTCTCATCCCCATACCCGCGTGGGACGGTAAGCTGCGGCGGCTGGCCCGGGACATCACCTGCTGCAGCAATGGTTTCATCAAGCTTGTCGACCTGGACCTCCGTTTCAAAAAGACCATTGTTGATCCTAACCACAAGACTCGCAAGGTGACCGAGGATCTCGACAGCGTAGACATCATCTACGATTCAGACCTGCTCCTCTACGACGACGATGCATGCGCCGAACACACTTTTGTGAGTGATGGCTGGAAGATCCGGACGTGCTACAGGCATACTTCCTGGGACTACTGGCGCAAGGGGCACGCCGTCGACATCGATGAAATCTCGGTCGACAACCCCGATCACTTTACGTTGCTCCCACAGCTGTGGGACGCTGAAGCTGGGAGACCGACACTGAGGAACTTGCTTTCCGCTTTCCCTACCctcggcattggcattggcggcgaCGACGATGTTGTTTACCTGATGTCTAAGGTGACATATGATGATAAGAACGCGTGGATGGTCGGTGTTAATCTTGGAAAGAAGACACTGGATGTGGTTGTGTCAGTTTCTTCCGAGAGAGTCGGTTATTACGAACCGGACTTCCTCGCTTGTGGATTCTCCGAATATCTGAATGCGACGCCAAG CAGATGCGCCGATGAAGTTGCCAGCGCACCGAATCAGGCTCAGGATTATCATCTTTCATCAGACAATGTG CCACTGCAGCAAAACATGTGGAACAACAATGGGCACTACTACAATGGGTGTTTCGATGGTTATGGCACACAGCCAAGCAACTGCTATGTCAACTACCAGCATCCACCTGCATGCTCGGCAAACTTGCCACAACCTCTGCATCTCAATTTTGCCTCGTACGGGCTAG GGTGCGCCTATCAGGTGAACGCCCAGTCCATATGCTACCCGGTATTGTATACTGATGCCGGTGGCCGACTATGGTGGGTCGCTCTGCCGCTGGGGTCGGCGCCGCCACCCTCGATTTCCCTAGTGCAATGGCAGTTCCCACCCAACCCGGGCCAACACCTCGCTCGTATCTGCCCTAGCTCTGCTTCTAACAAGTCTTCACCGGCTTGTACTGTGAAAGGTGAACGAAAAATACCTGGGTAG